From the Lathyrus oleraceus cultivar Zhongwan6 chromosome 4, CAAS_Psat_ZW6_1.0, whole genome shotgun sequence genome, one window contains:
- the LOC127136078 gene encoding uncharacterized protein LOC127136078, which yields MDASASACPKQGKISSISSGSTPTTNSKEDIHHTDRVIRNLVTRILNEGHSVKGVSTPLSKMYPSSEVEQHSEKNDDSSSSENDMAAEGLCSLGQTVSGKGKFVASKTANASHSEKHDDANDVIDLEDDRFDDQEDILLYHVNPSVAKRMKTQKGRSVVELMTTRKAKKTAGGTAKWKFMIQRRVAVERELGKDVAEVKEVMDLIKDVGLLKTVTGFSQCYEGLVKEFIVNIPKDIADKNNKEFCEVFVRGKCITFSPTVINNFLGRKIEGAGELEARDNEVCREITAR from the exons ATGGATGCCTCAGCTTCTGCATGCCCCAAACAAGGTAAAATCTCTAGTATCTCTTCTGGCTCAACTCCTACCACTAACTCTAAGGAAGATATACATCATACTGATCGTGTtataagaaacctagtcactagaatccttaatgaaggacattctgtGAAGGGAGTCTCTACTCCTCTGTCTAAAATGTACCCCTCTTCTGAGGTTGAACAACATAGTGAGAAGAATGATGATTCCTCCAGTTCTGAGAATGACATGGCTGCTGAAGGGTTGTGTTCTCTAGGGCAAACTGTGTCTGGTAAAGGAAAATTTGTGGCATCTAAAACTGCCAATGCTTCCCACTCTGAGAAGCATGATGATGCAAACGatgtgattgacctagaggatgataggtTTGATGATCAAGAGGATATCTTACTTTATCACGTAAATCCAAGTGTGGCTAAACGCATGAAGACTCAAAAAGGAAGATCTGTGGTTGAACTGATGACAACTAGAAAagctaagaagactgctg GTGGAACTGCCAAGTGGAAATTTATGATTCAAAGAAGGGTGGCTGTGGAAAGGGAGTTAGGAAAGGATGTTGCTGAAgtcaaggaggtcatggacctgataaAGGATGTTGGGTTATTGAAGACTGTGACTGGGTTCtctcagtgctatgaggggttagttaaggaattcattgtcaacatTCCTAAGGATATTGCTGATAAGAACAACAAGGAATTTTGCGAGGTGTTTGTGAGAGGTAAGTGTATCACATTCTCTCCCACTGTTATTAACAATTTTTTGGGAAGAAAAATTGAGGGTGCAGGTGAATTGGAAGCTAgagacaatgaggtctgtagagaGATTACAGCTAGGTAG